The DNA region GGCCGCGGGATCGGAGTAGGCTTGGCGCATGCGTCTCGCTCACTTCGGCCAGTCCTGCGTCCTCGTGGAGCACGCGGGAACGAAAGTTCTGATCGATCCGGGGTCCTTCTCGCACGGGTTCGAAGGCGTCTCGGGCCTGGACGCGATCCTCATCACCCACCAGCACGCGGATCACGTCGACCAGAGCCGCCTCGGGCCGCTGATCGAGCTCAACCCGCAGGCCGCGCTGGTCACGGACGCGCAGACGCAGGAGATCCTCGGCGAGGGGTGGCAGAAGGTCGTCCCCGGCGACTCCTTCGCGGCGGGCGCGCTGAACGTCCGCGTGGTCGGCGGCAAACACGCCGTGATCGTGCCGGATGTTCCGGTGGTGGACAATCTGGGTTTCATTTTCGGCGACGAGTCCGAACCTGATCTTTTTTACCATCCCGGCGACGCGTTGCATGTGCCGGAGCGCAGCCCCCAGGTCCTCGCGGTGCCCACCGGCGGGCCGTGGATGAGGGTGTCGGACGGCGTCGAGTTCCTCCGCGCGGTCAAAGCGCGGCTCTCGGTGCCGGTGCATGGGGAGACCGAGCGTTTTCCGCAGTCGTACACCGACCGCTATGCCGAATACGGGCCGGCCGGGGCGGAATTGCGCATCCTGCCCCGCGAAGAAGCCGTCGAAGTCGCCTGAGCGAATTCCTGAACAGATCGGAGCAGGCCCATGAGCACAGATCCCGCGTACACCAGCTGGCTCGACTTGCAGTTCCAGCCTCCTGCGCGGCTCGGCGACACCAGCCTGGACGCCGACGGCGTCGCCCGGCACATCCATGACGAGCTCATGCTCGACGGTTCGTCCCGCTTGAACCTCGCGACGTTCGTGAGCACCTGGATGGAGCCGCAAGCCCAAAAGCTCATGGTCGAGGCGTTCGACAAGAACATGATCGACAAGGACGAGTACCCGGCCACCGCGGCCATCGAGACGCGGTGCGTGTCCATCGTCGCCGACCTCTTCCACGCCCCGGGGCTCGACCCGGGCGACCCGGGGACCGCGACCGGGGTGTCCACGATCGGGTCCAGCGAGGCTGTGATGCTGGGCGGGCTCGCGCTGAAATGGCGTTGGCGGCTCGCGCGCGAGCGCGCGGGCGCGAGCACGGCAAGGCCGAACCTGGTGCTCGGGTCCAATGTGCAAGTGGTGTGGGAGAAGTTCTGCCGCTATTTCGAAGTCGAGCCCCGGTATCTGCCGATGGCCCCCGGCCGGTACACCATCACGGCGGAGCAGGTCCGCGAGGCGGTGGACGAGAACACCATCGGCGTCGTGGCGATCCTCGGCACCACCTTCACCGGCGAGTTCGAACCGGTCGAGCAGATCGCCCAGGTCCTCGACGAGCTTGCTGCTTCGGGCGGGCCGGACGTCAAGATCCATGTGGACGCGGCGAGCGGGGGTTTCGTCGCCCCGTTCCTGCATCCGGAGCTGCGCTGGGACTTCCGCGTGCCCAGGGTCGCGTCGATCAACGTGTCCGGGCACAAATACGGGCTCACGTACCCCGGCGTCGGGTTCGTCGTGTGGCGGGACCGGGAGCAGCTGCCGGAAGAGCTGATTTTCCGGGTCTCCTACCTCGGCGGCGACATGCCGACGTTCACCTTGAACTTTTCCCGCCCCGGCAACCAAGTGATCGGCCAGTACTACAACTTTTTGCGCTTCGGACGCGAGGGCTACACGCGGATCATGGGCGCGTTGCAGCACATCGCCAGGTGGATCGCCGACGAGCTCGCCGCGCTGCCCGGCGTGCGAATGATCGCCGACGGCTCCGCGATCCCCGTGGTGGCGTTCGCTTTGGACGAGGAACTGGGCTACGACGTGTACGCGCTCTCGCACGCGTTGCGCGCCGGGGGCTGGCAGGTGCCCGCCTACCCGATGCCCGAGGGCGCGCAAGGGCTGTCGGTGCTGCGGATCGTTGTGCGGGAAGGGTTCAGCGGCGAACTCGCCCGAGCGCTGGTCCAGGCGGTGGGGACAGCGATGCAGGAGCTTTCCCAAGGCGGGCTGAAGCCCAGGAAGCAGTTCATGCACTGACGCAGTCCGCGTTGGCAGCCGTCGGCGCGAGCGGACCCGGCTGTACGCAAACCAGGGCGCAAGGAGACCAGGCTATGACGCTTTTCGGCCCCGAGGACGTGCTCGGCCCGCCGCGGGAACGGCAGGCTCTCCCCGCTGGGGCCGTGCATCTGCCCGGTTGGCTGTCGCTGCCCGAGCAGGCCAGACTGAGCGCCGAGTTCCAGATGTGGGCGCGCGGGCCGGTTCCGCTTCGTGCGGCGGCGCTCCCGAACGGGGGCCGCATGTCGGTCCGCACGGTGTGCCTCGGCTGGCATTGGCAGCCGTACCGGTACACCCGGACCGCCGACGACGTCAACGGCCAGCAGGTCTTGCCCTTCCCGGATTGGCTCGGCGACCTCGCCAAGGCCGTTGTGCGCGAGGCCTGCGGCGCGACCGCTGCCCGAACGTACCGCCCGGACGCCGCGCTGGTGAACCACTACGACGCGCATGCGCGGATGGGCATGCACCAAGACAAGGACGAGAGAACGGACGCGCCGGTCGTCTCGCTCAGCGTCGGCGACAGTTGCGTGTTCCGGTTCGGCAACGCCCAAGGCCGGGGCAAGCCCCACACCGACGTCCGGCTCGAATCCGGGGACGCGTTCGTGTTCGGCGGGCCTTCGCGCCTCGCCTACCACGGGGTGCCGAAAATATTCCCGGGCACCGCGCCCGAAGGCTGTGGGCTCGCGCGCGGACGGCTCAACATCACCGTGCGCGCCACGGGGATGCCGTGAGGGTCACTCGCCGGAGATGAAGGTCTCCAACTGGGCGCGGGCGACGTCGTCGGCGAGCTGGCGCGGCGGGGACTTCATCAAGTAGGCGCTGGCCGGGTAGACCGGGCCGCCGATGCCCCGGTCGAGGGCGATCTTCGCGGCCCGCACCGCGTCGATGATGATCCCCGCGGAGTTCGGCGAGTCCCACACTTCGAGCTTGTACTCCAAGCTCAGCGGCACGTCGCCGAAGGCCCGGCCTTCAAGGCGCACGTACGCCCACTTGCGGTCGTCGAGCCATTCGACGTAGTCGGACGGGCCGATGTGGACGTTGCGGTCGTAGACCTTGCCCGCCAGCGACCCCTGCAGGTTGCTCGTGACGGCCTGGGTCTTGGAGACCTTCTTGGACTCCAACCGGTCGCGTTCCAGCATGTTTTTGAAGTCCATGTTGCCGCCGACGTTGAGCTGGTAGGTGCGGTCCAGCACGACGCCCCGGTCTTCGAAGAGCTTCGCCATCACGCGGTGGGTGATGGTGGCGCCGACCTGGCTCTTGATGTCGTCGCCGACGATCGGCACGCCCGCGTCCTCGAACTTCTTCGCCCACACCGGGTCGGAGGCGATGAAGACCGGCAGGGCGTTCACGAACGCCACCCCGGCGTCGATGGCGCACTGGGCGTAGAAGCGGTCCGCTTCCTCGGAGCCCACCGGCAGGTACGAGACCAGCACATCGGCTTTGGCGGCCTTGAGGGCGGCGACCACGTCGGCCGCCTCGCCCGGGGCCTCCTCGATGGTCTGCATGTAGTACTTGCCGAGCCCGTCGAGGGTGGGGCCGCGCAGAACGGTCACGTCCTGGGGCGGCACGTCGGAGATCTTGATGGTGTTGTTCTGGCTCGCGAAGATGGCCTCGGAAAGGTCGAAGCCCACTTTCTTGGCGTCCACGTCGAACGCGGCGACGAACTTCACGTCGCGGACGTGGTAGGGGCCGAAACGAACGTGCATCAGTCCGGGGACGGTCGCGTCCTCATCGGCGTCCTGGTAATACTGCACGCCTTGGACCAGGGACGCGGCGCAGTTGCCGACGCCGACGATCGCAACTCGGACTTCGTTCGCGTTCTCGCTCATGCTTGGTGGCTCTCTCCTCGGATCTCAGCGGCGATGAGCTCGTTGAGCCATCCCACTTCGCGTTCAGTGGACTCCAGGGCCAGCTGTTGCAGCTGGGCTGTGTACCGGCGCAGGCCGGCGCTGGCTTTCGCCAAGGTCTCGCGCAGGGTGTCGCGACGTTGCTCCACCTGCCGGCGGCGGCCTTCGAGAATGCGCATGCGCACCTCGGGCGTGGTGAAGCGGAAGAATGCCAACCGCAGGCCAAAGCCGTCGTCCGTGTAGTTCCGGGGTCCGGTGTCGCTCACCAATTCGATGAAGCGTTCCCGCCCTTCCGGGGTGATTTCGTAGACCCGCTTCGCCCGCTTGCTGCCCACGGACGTGGAGCCGGCCAGCGCGCTGCGGGCGGAGGGCGGCGGCGCGGCGTCCTCCGAGCCGATCAAACCCTCCGCCTCCATGCGCTTCAAGGCCGGGTACAGGGACCCGTACGAGAAGGCCCGAAACGGACCGAGCAGCTCTCGGAGGTTTTTGCGAAGGTCGTAGCCATGTATGGAGGAGTCATGGAGCAATCCGAGGATCGCCATCTCCAACATGCTCTCGACCTTTCTCCGCTCTCCGCCCACGTTCTTGTGCCGTGTTCTTTTTGGTTTGACCCGTCCAGATGGTATATCGCGCCGATATAGCTGTCAATTTCGAACTCTCAGAACGCGCATTAAGAGCATGCCGAAACGCGCAGTGCGCGCGCATCTCTCCGGGCGGCCCGGCGGACGAGGCGGCGGCGAAGGCCTTCGCCGCCGCGCCCGCGGCCGGCCTGAGCGGTCGGA from Segniliparus rotundus DSM 44985 includes:
- a CDS encoding MBL fold metallo-hydrolase, with the protein product MRLAHFGQSCVLVEHAGTKVLIDPGSFSHGFEGVSGLDAILITHQHADHVDQSRLGPLIELNPQAALVTDAQTQEILGEGWQKVVPGDSFAAGALNVRVVGGKHAVIVPDVPVVDNLGFIFGDESEPDLFYHPGDALHVPERSPQVLAVPTGGPWMRVSDGVEFLRAVKARLSVPVHGETERFPQSYTDRYAEYGPAGAELRILPREEAVEVA
- a CDS encoding glutamate decarboxylase, which translates into the protein MSTDPAYTSWLDLQFQPPARLGDTSLDADGVARHIHDELMLDGSSRLNLATFVSTWMEPQAQKLMVEAFDKNMIDKDEYPATAAIETRCVSIVADLFHAPGLDPGDPGTATGVSTIGSSEAVMLGGLALKWRWRLARERAGASTARPNLVLGSNVQVVWEKFCRYFEVEPRYLPMAPGRYTITAEQVREAVDENTIGVVAILGTTFTGEFEPVEQIAQVLDELAASGGPDVKIHVDAASGGFVAPFLHPELRWDFRVPRVASINVSGHKYGLTYPGVGFVVWRDREQLPEELIFRVSYLGGDMPTFTLNFSRPGNQVIGQYYNFLRFGREGYTRIMGALQHIARWIADELAALPGVRMIADGSAIPVVAFALDEELGYDVYALSHALRAGGWQVPAYPMPEGAQGLSVLRIVVREGFSGELARALVQAVGTAMQELSQGGLKPRKQFMH
- a CDS encoding alpha-ketoglutarate-dependent dioxygenase AlkB family protein; this translates as MTLFGPEDVLGPPRERQALPAGAVHLPGWLSLPEQARLSAEFQMWARGPVPLRAAALPNGGRMSVRTVCLGWHWQPYRYTRTADDVNGQQVLPFPDWLGDLAKAVVREACGATAARTYRPDAALVNHYDAHARMGMHQDKDERTDAPVVSLSVGDSCVFRFGNAQGRGKPHTDVRLESGDAFVFGGPSRLAYHGVPKIFPGTAPEGCGLARGRLNITVRATGMP
- a CDS encoding inositol-3-phosphate synthase — its product is MSENANEVRVAIVGVGNCAASLVQGVQYYQDADEDATVPGLMHVRFGPYHVRDVKFVAAFDVDAKKVGFDLSEAIFASQNNTIKISDVPPQDVTVLRGPTLDGLGKYYMQTIEEAPGEAADVVAALKAAKADVLVSYLPVGSEEADRFYAQCAIDAGVAFVNALPVFIASDPVWAKKFEDAGVPIVGDDIKSQVGATITHRVMAKLFEDRGVVLDRTYQLNVGGNMDFKNMLERDRLESKKVSKTQAVTSNLQGSLAGKVYDRNVHIGPSDYVEWLDDRKWAYVRLEGRAFGDVPLSLEYKLEVWDSPNSAGIIIDAVRAAKIALDRGIGGPVYPASAYLMKSPPRQLADDVARAQLETFISGE
- a CDS encoding PadR family transcriptional regulator; this encodes MLEMAILGLLHDSSIHGYDLRKNLRELLGPFRAFSYGSLYPALKRMEAEGLIGSEDAAPPPSARSALAGSTSVGSKRAKRVYEITPEGRERFIELVSDTGPRNYTDDGFGLRLAFFRFTTPEVRMRILEGRRRQVEQRRDTLRETLAKASAGLRRYTAQLQQLALESTEREVGWLNELIAAEIRGESHQA